The Yamadazyma tenuis chromosome 2, complete sequence sequence GTTGGATGTGTTCTTTGGGGTTAATTGTGTGTCTTTCTTTGTGAGAGCTTAATCGTGAAACCAGACTTATAGTATGTGATTTCAGTCTCTCTGCGCCAATCGAGCCATTTTCACTATTCGAATGTGAACCGTTGGCATTCTTTATGTTGCTCTTGTTGGTGTCTACTTCTTTTTTAATAATGTTACTTGCTTCGACGTCTTCTTTCAAGGTAGAAGACGTATGGTCTTCGGGAGTTGAGTCTTCTTGGGAACTTAGTTTGAGGTCAGACACGTCATTTGGAGCGTGTGCTGGAAGGGTATACATCTGGTTGCTTGCCTGTGCCACCGTCGAATCAGACATAATGATTTTGTAGATGAGGTTAAGtttgagaagattttgatgcAATGGAGTAATTTTCGAGCCGCTTCTAGTGAGGAttgagatgagatgagattCACAAACTAAAACTTGATATACATCATTTCCACGTAACAAAGGTAGTTATTAACAGGTATTTCTATGTTATGTGTATATACTTCATAAGAACCCTATTTTTGTGGGTTTTTTGGGGTCTCCCAGCGTTCAGAAATCACAAGTTCTTAAATATTTGGTCCATGGGGGGAAACCGCACACGACCTCTAGAAGTTCATATCTAATAAAATCGTATGAGCCGAATATTCCTCAATAAAGGAGGGATATGAGGTTCTAATGATACGAGTATAGCCTTTCCGGGGAGAAATTACTACTTCTTATGAATTTATTGGTCTAGATTTTTTTATTGGTAAAACTTGCAAATTTCACAATTTTTAGTAAAACAATTATGTCAGAATTCCCCaaaaaactccaaaaacTCTATGCTTGCGCTTCAAATACCTACAGTAGACCTATATCCCCAACTCACATGATACAAGCACCCCGGCATCGTAGATCATTTTAATTACATCCAAAATATCTAGTTGCCCGTTAAAGCTTAAATGAATGATTGCTTCTCACCCATTAATAATATCTTACAAAATCCTCCGCTTCCTGCAACAACAAAATTACAAATTACAAATTAGTGCCACACAAATTGCTCAGCACAAATAAGTATAAAGGTTTTCAAATCGGCGACAATTGAACACACCACAAACAATGTCCAAGATTTCAGCTCCTTCAATGGGAGGATTCAAGCTCCCACTCAGTGATAAAGGTTCCTTCATGAGAAAAGCTTCTGTGTTCAGAAGCTTTGTCAGTGCCGACGACCCAGTTTTCAAACCTGAAGCCGGAAGGTACCACTTATACGTATCTTTGGCTTGTCCATGGGCTCACAGAGCATTGATTGTTCGggacttgttgaagcttCAAGATGTTATTGGGTTATCGATTGTGCACCACAACATGGATTCCAAGGGCTGGAGattcatcaccaaggaGCCCAAAGATCCAAAAGACTTATCCGAAGGAACTATTGATCATGTTTATGGGTTTGAAAGATTGAGTCAGCTTTACTACAAGGCCAATGAAGGCTACGAGGGAAGATATACAGTTCCCGTATTATGGGATAAAAAGACCGAAACCATTGTCAACAATGAAAGTTCCGAGATCATCAGAATGTTGCATGAGTTCAAGAGCGTGACCGGGTTTGACGAGGACTATTACCCAGAGACCCACCAAAAACagattgatgaaatcaacgaGTGGATTTACCCCTACATCAACAATGGGGTCTACAAATCAGGGTTTGCGGGAACTCAAGAAGCGTATGAAGAAGCGGTGCTTGCTTTGTTCGAGCACTTGGATAAGGTGGAAAAAATTTTGGAGGATAAGTACAGTAGCAACAAGGACTCCAAATTCTACTACTTGATTGGAGACCAATTGACCGAAGCAGATATCCGGTTGTTCACCACCATTGTTCGGTTTGACCCTgtttatcatcaacatttcaaaaccaacaTTCGTATGATCAGACATGACTATCCATTTTTGAACAagtggttgcaaaagttgTATTGGCAGAAGgattctttcaaatccACTACCGACTTCGACCACATCAAAAAACACTATACCCAGTCCCACAGCCACATTAATCCCTTGGGAATCGTGCCAGTTGGACCAGTTCCCCATATTTTACCTTTGTAATTATGTAGTTGCAAAGTGAAAAGAATTCCTCATATCTTA is a genomic window containing:
- the ECM4 gene encoding S-glutathionyl-(chloro)hydroquinone reductase (EggNog:ENOG503NTZJ; COG:O), with translation MSKISAPSMGGFKLPLSDKGSFMRKASVFRSFVSADDPVFKPEAGRYHLYVSLACPWAHRALIVRDLLKLQDVIGLSIVHHNMDSKGWRFITKEPKDPKDLSEGTIDHVYGFERLSQLYYKANEGYEGRYTVPVLWDKKTETIVNNESSEIIRMLHEFKSVTGFDEDYYPETHQKQIDEINEWIYPYINNGVYKSGFAGTQEAYEEAVLALFEHLDKVEKILEDKYSSNKDSKFYYLIGDQLTEADIRLFTTIVRFDPVYHQHFKTNIRMIRHDYPFLNKWLQKLYWQKDSFKSTTDFDHIKKHYTQSHSHINPLGIVPVGPVPHILPL